A genomic stretch from Salvelinus namaycush isolate Seneca chromosome 25, SaNama_1.0, whole genome shotgun sequence includes:
- the LOC120020549 gene encoding nucleolin-like, producing the protein MPGKKVFNRCSAHVNSLVRCTATLAERKEYTENMAKSGKSTQLKASKKKTGKISEDNNSASEAEQVDTTADAEKVQVQAVAAAPVKRKAEAEDETSPAKKTKCINDGFCLFVGSLNTSKKVEEINDALANFFTTHNLLFQDIQVDITKKFAYVNFYTEENLTKALELNGEKILDRKMRLDKAKVKDPTVHDKKAKDARTLFVKNIPFAATKEDLKKVFDTAVEIRFPGGIGAPSKGIAYIEFKTEATAEKVLEEKQGIDVQGRVIVIDFLGEKSQQQKIIKAPAEATPNNELLVTNLAYATKEEALKEIFLKAVSVKIPQSNGKPRGHALIQFESVEDAKEALESSLNKEISGRAIRVEFSQKGPEGGKGNSVPSKTLMVRNLAKETSEETLKGVFEGAIEARVTKDKETGISRGFGFVDFESPEVCKAVKDTMADLQIDGSKVTLVYAKPQGERGPRGEGAGSNRRYGGKPGARGGSGGRGGRGGRGSGGGKRTEKK; encoded by the exons ATGCCGGGAAAGAAAGTATTTAATCGCTGCTCCGCACATGTTAACAGTCTTGTTCGCTGTACAGCAACGTTAGCAGAAAGAAAAGAATACACAGAAAACATGGCAAAGTCAGGCAAA TCAACCCAATTAAAGGCCTCTAAAAAGAAAACTGGAAAGATCAGCGAAGACAATAACTCTG CTTCAGAAGCGGAACAGGTGGACACAACTGCTGATGCGGAAaaggttcaagtccagg CTGTTGCAGCAGCCCCAGTAAAGAGAAAAGCGGAAGCAGAGGATGAGACTTCTCCAGCGAAGAAAACAAAGTGCATTAATGATG gtTTTTGTCTTTTTGTTGGAAGCTTGAACACATCCAAGAAAGTGGAGGAAATTAATGATGCCTTGGCAAACTTCTTCACAACGCATAATCTGTTGTTTCAGGATATTCAAGTGGACATTACAAA GAAATTTGCATATGTCAACTTTTACACAGAGGAAAACTTAACAAAAGCCCTTGAGCTGAATGGGGAGAAGATCCTTGACCGAAAGATGAGGCTAGACAAGGCCAAGGTCAAAGACCCCACAGTACATGACAAAAAAG CTAAAGATGCCAGGACCTTGTTTGTCAAGAATATCCCATTTGCAGCAACAAAAGAGGACTTGAAGAAAGTCTTTGACACGGCTGTCGAAATCAGGTTTCCTGGAGGCATTGGCGCCCCAAGCAAAGG AATTGCCTACATAGAGTTCAAAACGGAGGCCACTGCTGAGAAAGTGCTGGAGGAGAAGCAGGGGATTGATGTCCAAGGCCGTGTAATCGTTATTGACTTTTTGGGAGAAAAGagccaacaacaaaaaataatcaAAGCTCCAG CTGAGGCCACACCAAATAACGAATTACTGGTGACCAACCTGGCTTACGCTACAAAAGAGGAGGCCCTGAAGGAAATCTTTCTCAAAGCAGTCAGTGTCAAGATACCACAGAGCAATGGTAAACCAAGAGG TCATGCCTTGATTCAGTTTGAAAGTGTGGAAGATGCCAAAGAAGCCCTGGAATCATCGTTAAACAAAGAGATTAGTGGAAGAGCCATCAGAGTAGAGTTCAGCCAGAAGGGGCCAGAAGGTGGCAAAGGGAACTCTG TTCCTTCGAAGACGTTGATGGTCAGGAATCTTGCCAAGGAGACCAGTGAGGAGACTTTGAAAGGTGTCTTTGAAGGTGCCATTGAAGCTCGAGTCACCAAAGACAAGGAGACTGGCATATCTAGAGG GTTTGGCTTTGTGGATTTTGAGAGCCCAGAGGTCTGTAAGGCTGTCAAGGATACCATGGCAGACCTTCAGATTGATGGGAGCAAGGTGACCCTGGTCTATGCCAAACCCCAGGGTGAAAGAGGACCTCGTGGAGAAGGAGCGGGCTCCAACAGGCGTTACGGAGGGAAACCCGGAGCTAGAGGTGGCTCTGGAGGCAGGGGTGGACGAGGAG gCAGAGGTAGTGGCGGCGGAAAGAGGACAGAAAAGAAGTAA